In Plasmodium chabaudi chabaudi strain AS genome assembly, chromosome: 9, the sequence GTTCGGAAAATTTTGATTCAAATTCTgctaaattaatatttgcattatcattttcattaccATTTTCATTTCCATTTTCATCAATGTGTTTAATCTTAGTGTGTAATTGTTCAATTCTTCCGGTTAATGCTTTATATGAAGCATACGTGGCAAGAGGTGACATACTGAATACATCAGAACATTCATTTGAACCATCAGTTCCTCCAAAAACGTGTAAAGATTTTTTATAGGGTAATAAACAAAGTGATCCAAAATATCCTCGATTAAATACTTTTGAAGAACTTATATCAATTTCGTACCATGagaaattgtatatattcattgCATACATATCTTAAAAAAGGggggaaataaaataaagtaaaatatatatagagaaaataagaaaaaattatattttatgtactAAGACAATTAAAACATTAGCTTTCACCATTTATGTgtgcatttattttaccTGATAAGGCATAATTTTCGATCCATCCATTGGTGAAACCACCATATATTACCATCCATTCGTTGTCAATCAAAGCTGCGGAATGACTgtaaatagaaaaaataataaaatacataaatgagtgtatatgtacattcatatgtgtaaatatatatgattggCCCATTCATGGGATGCTTATTATTACCCCCATCGTGCGCAAGGCTTTGAACCAGAAAACTGTCGTAACTCCTTCCACATATtagtattaatattaaacatCCAAACATCGGATAAGGCACTATTGAAACCTTGTTTGTTTCCACCAAATAAGAAAgcaatttttgttttttcatatgGAGCGAGCATTAAACTATGTCCATATCTTGCCTCTGGTTTGGGACCAACTTGTTTAACTTGAGTCCATGTATTTTTTGAGAGACACCATAAATCGGATAGCAATTGATTTTCTACGTCTAAACCAccatgaatatataatacatcaTCGAAACTAAAAGAAGAATGCTTATATCTTGGAGATGGcctatattcatttttaatattttcccATTTCCTTGCTTGAaaatcaaatttatatgtttcaTCAGTAATACTATTTTGAACATTTATACCACCAAATacaacaatatattttttattatcttcaGTTATAACATTACCAGAATGAAAAGCCCTATAAGGTATATCCTCTGAATTTAATctcattttttcaaataaattaattccTGGTACATATCTAACAAAATTGTCAATACAGACATTTTGTTCCATACCAccatatacacatatatccCCATTTATTTCGACTGTTATATGtccttttgttttttttaaacatttttcattatgcATAATTTCAGTTATATGAAAAGCAGGGGGAGATAAAAACCCTTTTGATGAAATAGTATTTTGGTTATTTACATCCATGTTTAATGCTATTCTTGGGCTTTTCATTTGctcatttaaattttcaggATTTTGTGGATTTTGCAAATTTTGACTATTTTCATGATTTTCATGATTTTCCCCATTTGGTAGtcctatatttttttcattttcaacaatattcatttttaaatcatttttaactTGCTCAATTACTGATGGGGTAAtgttattttccttttccaAATCAGTTAcatccttttttatatttatttcattgtTTATGTCTTCACTTTTAAATTCGTTTTCTTTTAAGTCATCTTTCAAAGTTTCGTTTCTTATTTCATCATGGTTTAGATCATCAGGTGCTGTACTAAACATGTCCATTTtgcttatattattttttgattacTATTTTAACTTTTAGAGGGTAGCCAATTGTGTGTAAATTAATACacgtattttttttttttataacaagCTATAAAATTAGCTAGGcagattaaaaaatatacaattttaccTTGCTGTTCATAAATTTGTTCACaaatagctattttttattactttaatatatattatgaacaaatttattataatttatacattATTTCTAAAGTATAGTGAAAATTTTACTAtgtatcattttttttttttattcaaaaaatattatgtgtgcaaaaatattttttattatttcattagaTCTTATTTGTCTAAACAATAGTAACAATATGGTATTCTCTATACAAATCAggtataaatttattgtcaattcgttttatattttatttatgtatttagtgttttttttgttcatacATTCAACGATTTATCATGTACcctaattaaatataaaactttataaaactaaaaaatgatacGAAAGCTGGTTgacttttttcatatatcaaattttgatatattatgcTAAAGCCTTCGagagataaaaaaacaataattaaaaaatgtataaataaaaaaattaagataTAAACAATCTATTAacttttatacaaaaattatattaacacaTTTCGTAGTATCCCCATTTGGAATAAAGAGATAAGAATTCGTATATTCaagttataaaaacatatacaaattgttcttactatttaaaattagGTGTAATTCTAGGTtaacttattttatttttattaagcttttccttatatttttttttacacatattaaaatgaaaaaagaagttttaatacattatctaataaaaatgaatagcACACACATATGTATTGAACGACTCTCctttatatgaaatattgGGCATAAGCATTTTCAATGGCAATAATTAGtggcaaaaaaaaaaaataatcaccAAAAGATATGATTAACTAAatttcataaattatatattgtgcttaacattatttattttattatttatttttttcgttgtATAAGCATAATTAGgttaatcattttttattatcaaga encodes:
- a CDS encoding kelch domain-containing protein, putative gives rise to the protein MDMFSTAPDDLNHDEIRNETLKDDLKENEFKSEDINNEINIKKDVTDLEKENNITPSVIEQVKNDLKMNIVENEKNIGLPNGENHENHENSQNLQNPQNPENLNEQMKSPRIALNMDVNNQNTISSKGFLSPPAFHITEIMHNEKCLKKTKGHITVEINGDICVYGGMEQNVCIDNFVRYVPGINLFEKMRLNSEDIPYRAFHSGNVITEDNKKYIVVFGGINVQNSITDETYKFDFQARKWENIKNEYRPSPRYKHSSFSFDDVLYIHGGLDVENQLLSDLWCLSKNTWTQVKQVGPKPEARYGHSLMLAPYEKTKIAFLFGGNKQGFNSALSDVWMFNINTNMWKELRQFSGSKPCARWGHSAALIDNEWMVIYGGFTNGWIENYALSDMYAMNIYNFSWYEIDISSSKVFNRGYFGSLCLLPYKKSLHVFGGTDGSNECSDVFSMSPLATYASYKALTGRIEQLHTKIKHIDENGNENGNENDNANINLAEFESKFSELKNEVNNINNMMRAFESKFAALEKLNEQCGKLLSKNISSEALEKLEKRIMKLESSNALMKHDSI